Below is a window of Melospiza georgiana isolate bMelGeo1 chromosome 18, bMelGeo1.pri, whole genome shotgun sequence DNA.
TAGATCACACTTCTGATGATTTATTAAGTGACTGTCACACCCAGTAACAGATACTGTGGATTCTTCCTGTTACCTACCTGTTCTTGACCTACTCTTTAAATTATCAACTTCAGTTACCTTGCTAAAGAGCAGAACACTTGGAGTTTTAGTGACTGTTTATAAATCAAATGGAATATTATATTTAAGTTTCATACTGAATTATATTGTGCATCTGATACTGCACTTGCTGAAGTATTTTCaacattataaatatataattggAATTAAATTTCAGCTCTTAGCACTCTGACCATGTTCCTGAGTTGTTACCACATTTCTGCCTGTGCATGGCCCtgtgtggagctgcagagcctgccGGTGGTGCAGATGTGCCCCGGAGGTTGCTGTGCAGTTCCAGGTCACCTGGACCTGCTGTCACTTTGTGTCCTTGCTGTGCCTTTGCAGACAGACAATCCAGCAATGCTTCCCTGGAgaccctgctggccctgctgcaggctgagggGGCCAAGATCGAGGAAGACACAGAGGTAATGACAGAACTCCCCAATTCTGCCACTGCCCCCATGGCCAGAACCTTCCATGGCTGAGCTGAGCATGTGACAGATGAGAGAATAAGGACTTGTCTCTGCTCTGAACCTCAGGGAGCAGCTATTGGGTTCcagcaattttatttcttttttatctgaGTAATTTTCTACTCTTAACATCTTTGAAGTTCAAGACAGAAAGTGCTCCTTTTTAGGCAAACCCTCTCAGTTCCTTGACTTTGCCTTCAGACCTGTAGAGTTCAAAAATGTGGGATCTTTTTTCCAATGGGGTTTGCCCGGTACATGTATTACTTCATAATAAATGTCAGTTAGTGGcctaataaaaaaaaccaacctgtgcctgtgctgcttttcctgcagtgctgtggtgaAATATCCCATTGTGGTCTCGGTGTGTCTGTGCAGGTGCCAGGGGTCACCACTTGCTGACACACAAGTGCCTGAAGGGTGATGTGACTTCAGAATAACGGgagtgtttggatttgtttgCAGATTTGCATGCAGGCATTTTCTGTAATtaatcaggaggaaaaaaatgtgcttATTAAAGCCTTGAATTGTGATTGTAAAAAGACATTCCCAGGACAAGCTGAATTTAGTGAGTTTATGTTTGTTCAGCTCTCAGTTATTAAACATCATTTACCCAAAGCCACAGGTAAGGGTGAGTCTTGAGCCTGGCTTAGCAATAATCTCTGTGCTGAGTCTCAGAGTGTTTCTGCTGCCGTTCAGGCAGCACTGAGCTGTAATTCAGCTTAGCTGGCAGTCTGGGAAGCTGCTGGACCTGGTTTGTTCCCATCTCTGGTGATCAGGGGAACGCTCAGAGCGAGATTCAGATGTTTTTATTGCTGTTACTTCAGTATAAATTTATGCAAAAGTGATATTTAACTCTCAGTGCTTCTGAGTAATAAGTAACTCAAAGTTCTGCCCAGAATCCTTCAGTATGCCAGTCATCTTCCATATGCCAGCTGGAAAATCACAGGCAAAATGCTGCTATTTTGGGATGTGAGCCATTTAGATTCTGTTGCAGTAGGCTGTTCCCTAAGAGAGTGTTCTGTATTTGACAGAATATGGCAGAAAGGTTCCTTGACGGTGAAATCCCGCTGGATTCCTTCATCGACGAGTACCAGAGCAAGAGGAAGCTGGCTCACCTGCGCCGGGTGAAGATCGAGAAGCTGCAGGAGATGGTGCTGAAGGGACAGAGACTCgctcaggctcaggctcagCCTGCGGCGCAGCCGAGGGCGGCCGAGCCCTCCGCGGCCCCCGGGGACCCGTACCGGGACGCGAGCCCCCCTCCGGCGGCGGTGCCGCGGCGGatcccgcccccgccgccctccGGACGCTTCcccgcgggcccggccccggccccggctccgtACCCGCCCCTGCCGCCGCGGCCCGGAGCCGCCCAGCCCCCGAGCCAGCTGCCCCCGCCGGGCTGCCCGGCCCAGTTTGTGCCGCCCTATCCTCCGCCGCTGCCCCAGAGACCGCCTCGCCTTCCTCCGCATCCCGGCTTCATCCTCCAGTAAACGTTTGGGTGCGCCTGACTCTGGTATTGGTGCttatatttccttttcccccatCAGAGACTTGCCGCGGGCGATGGGAGCCTCTGTTCTTTGCACAATGGAGCACAAAGGCcgagctgtggcacagaggtTTGCAGTTGCTTTGCTATATGTGATGTTTGTTTGCAAAGGTCAGTGGTGACGAGGTTTTCCCAGGAAGGTGACGAGGGCTAAATTCTGTAAATCCATCGAGTTGGGAAGGCGCTGGCAGTGGATCTGCTGAGTTACAAACAGAGCCACGCTCTGAATTCCTCAGTGATGGTCGATCAGCATCCTCCCTGTGTTCTGATGTATCCCCTGGCAGCTGGAGGGCTGTGTGGCTGGCGGGGAGCTGGTTGTCCCTCTGAGGAATTCTGTGACCTGTTGGGATGGTTGCAGCCATATCTCATCCCTgactgctggcagggctgtgcacaggagcccCAGCATCCTCCTCACCCAGGGCACGGGGCTTTCAGAGctcactgagctgcagctcctgtcacAACACCTGGGGTTTAGACAGGGAAAAGGACAGGAGtttcatttctgcatttcagttGTTACCTTAGACAGTGTGTAATCAAAGCAGGCACTACTCCCACTCCTAAAGAGCTCAGTACCCTCAAAGTCCTGGTCCCTTGAAATGAAACTAAACTGTTTGTAGAGCCAGTTTAGGGTTTTATAGACACTTTACCAGGCAGTTTTATTTCCTTGCCTATTAAGACTCTTTCTAATGgttgttttttctctccttttccacaCCTTGGATAcagaaatgattttttttacaCAGGTGCTTAGCTTTTGCTACCATGTGATTCCAGGAATCTAGGCAGGGTATTTTCTTAATCAAATACTGGATTTTCACATGTAATTGCCCACTTGAATTTCCAGAGTTTCATTTTATCCCTTAACTCTG
It encodes the following:
- the VPS37B gene encoding vacuolar protein sorting-associated protein 37B, with amino-acid sequence MALDARRLEALSLQELSALLDDEEQLQDMAREMEEAQNVQHSKDMTLASNRSLAEGNLLYQPKLESLKSNLTEKYQELQVLFEAYQIKKTKLDRQSSNASLETLLALLQAEGAKIEEDTENMAERFLDGEIPLDSFIDEYQSKRKLAHLRRVKIEKLQEMVLKGQRLAQAQAQPAAQPRAAEPSAAPGDPYRDASPPPAAVPRRIPPPPPSGRFPAGPAPAPAPYPPLPPRPGAAQPPSQLPPPGCPAQFVPPYPPPLPQRPPRLPPHPGFILQ